The DNA segment ACGGGCTTCTCACTAACCTGGAACTCTGTGAACTCGGTTATCTGGACTATCCCAGCCGGAGTCGTCGCGGTAACGACGAAAGTCAGCTCCTGACCGAGGATTCCAACCTTTATGTAGTCTCCTCTCACGACCGGCCTGCCGATAAGTCTGCTGTGGAACCACTCTATGAAGTCCCCACCGAAGCGCATCGGCTCGGTTGGGGCAACGATGACCTTTCGGGCCTCCTTAACTTCGGCCTTCCTTATGGTAACCTCATCACCGAGTCCGACCCCTGCGTTCTTCCTGAGGGTTCCGTCCATGCGGATTATCCCGAGCCCCTCGTCCTCTGGGTAGGCGGGCCAGACGACTGCGGCAGTGTTCTTGGTTCCGATTATCTCAATTATGTCACCGCTCTGGACACCTACCTCACGCATGGCCTTGCGGTCTATCCTGACGATTCCCCTACCAACGTCGCGCTGGTAAGCGGAAGCAACCTTAAGCTTAACCTCCCTCTTCTCAGTCATTTTTCACACCTCCAAACTTTTCGTGACCGATGATCGTGGTCCCTTTGATTTTATCAAGCCCA comes from the Thermococcus sp. genome and includes:
- a CDS encoding AAA family ATPase is translated as MTEKREVKLKVASAYQRDVGRGIVRIDRKAMREVGVQSGDIIEIIGTKNTAAVVWPAYPEDEGLGIIRMDGTLRKNAGVGLGDEVTIRKAEVKEARKVIVAPTEPMRFGGDFIEWFHSRLIGRPVVRGDYIKVGILGQELTFVVTATTPAGIVQITEFTEFQVSEKPVKEVSKTAALGVTYEDIGGLKDVIQKVREMIELPLKHPEIFEKLGIEPPKGVLLYGPPGTGKTLLAKAVANEANAHFIAINGPEIMSK